Proteins encoded together in one Ailuropoda melanoleuca isolate Jingjing unplaced genomic scaffold, ASM200744v2 unplaced-scaffold7480, whole genome shotgun sequence window:
- the LOC100481124 gene encoding olfactory receptor 2AK2, whose translation MKRGNESIKTVFILSGLFQYGHMDIFLFVAIVILFAVALMGNLLLFLLIQLDTRLHTPMYFLLSQLSFMDIMNISTTVPKVATDFLSNSKTITFLGCEIQTFVFIVLGGTEALLLGFMSYDRYAAICYPLHYPLLMSKKICWSMVTCAWTSCSINTLVHTLYVFHLPFCRSRLINHFFCELPSLLPLVCQDTYQYEYTVLLSGLIILLLPFMAILASYACVLTVVFQMSSGKGQTKAISTCSSHLIVASLFYVTALSTYTRPHSLHSPGQDKAVAVFYTIITLLLNPFIYSLRNKEVIGAMRRLLV comes from the coding sequence atgaagagaggaaatgaaagcatCAAAACAGTTTTTATACTTTCTGGTCTTTTCCAATATGGCCACAtggacattttcctttttgttgccaTTGTAATCCTCTTTGCAGTGGCTCTGATGGGGAATTTGTTACTGTTCCTTCTCATTCAACTGGACACCAGACTCCACACACCAATGTACTTTCTACTCAGTCAGCTCTCCTTCATGGATATAATGAACATTTCCACCACAGTGCCCAAGGTGGCCACTGACTTTCTGTCAAATAGTAAGACCATTACATTTTTAGGCTGTGAGATTCAAACATTTGTGTTCATAGTCCTTGGTGGAACTGAAGCTCTTCTCCTTGGTTTCATGTCTTACGATCGATATGCAGCCATCTGTTATCCTTTACATTATCCTTTACTCATGAGCAAGAAAATCTGTTGGTCCATGGTCACATGTGCATGGACCAGTTGTTCTATCAATACTTTAGTACATACATTGTATGTATTTCATCTTCCATTTTGTAGATCACGGCTCATCaaccactttttctgtgaacttccATCTCTATTGCCACTGGTGTGTCAGGATACTTACCAGTATGAGTACACAGTCCTTCTGAGTGGGCTTATTATTCTGCTGCTGCCATTCATGGCCATTCTAGCTTCCTACGCCTGTGTACTTACTGTGGTGTTCCAGATGAGCTCAGGTAAAGGACAGACAAAAGCTATCTCCACTTGTTCCTCTCACCTGATTGTGGCAAGCCTATTTTATGTGACTGCTCTCTCCACCTATACAAGGCCACACTCCTTGCATTCTCCAGGACAGGATAAGGCAGTGGCAGTGTTTTACACCATCATCACACTTCTTCTGAACCCATttatctacagcctgaggaataAGGAGGTTATTGGGGCCATGAGAAGGCTGTTGGTATAA